The Leptospira sp. WS39.C2 genome contains a region encoding:
- the trpB gene encoding tryptophan synthase subunit beta, translated as MGKNQPGYFGEFGGRYAPEILTEALEELESTYQKLKKSKKFKKELEFYLSNYVGRPSPLTYAERLTKHWGGARIWLKREDLNHTGAHKINNAIGQALIAKFMGKKRIIAETGAGQHGLATATVGAMFGMETVVYMGAVDVERQNLNAKKIEMLGAKILPVTAGEATLKEATSEAMRDWALNVSTTHYIVGSAIGPHPFPTIVRDLQAVIGKEARSQFKKHNHKLPHAIVACVGGGSNAIGMFHAFLKDKNVAIYGAEAGGLGPKPGEHSATLTYGKTGFLHGTKTLIIQDEAGQIVPAHSVSAGLDYPGVGPEHAFLSQTKRVDYRMVTDEQALDCFLEVTRVEGIIPALETAHAFHVARDVAKDLGKKKDLIICLSGRGDKDVTEVLRLLGERSK; from the coding sequence ATGGGCAAAAACCAACCTGGATATTTTGGAGAATTTGGTGGCAGATACGCACCAGAAATTCTAACTGAGGCTCTCGAAGAGCTTGAATCCACCTATCAAAAGTTAAAGAAAAGTAAAAAGTTCAAAAAAGAATTAGAGTTTTACTTAAGCAATTATGTCGGAAGACCTAGTCCTTTAACTTACGCAGAACGTCTCACCAAACATTGGGGAGGTGCACGTATCTGGTTGAAACGAGAAGATTTAAATCATACTGGCGCTCATAAAATTAATAATGCCATCGGACAAGCGTTAATCGCAAAATTCATGGGCAAAAAACGAATTATTGCAGAAACTGGTGCAGGCCAACACGGTCTTGCTACAGCAACAGTCGGTGCTATGTTTGGAATGGAAACTGTCGTATATATGGGGGCAGTGGACGTTGAAAGACAAAATCTCAATGCAAAAAAAATTGAGATGTTAGGTGCAAAAATTTTACCTGTGACAGCTGGGGAAGCCACACTTAAAGAAGCAACAAGTGAAGCCATGCGCGACTGGGCCCTCAATGTATCTACAACGCATTACATAGTTGGGTCTGCAATTGGTCCTCACCCTTTTCCAACGATTGTTCGTGATTTACAAGCCGTGATTGGTAAAGAAGCAAGGTCTCAATTCAAAAAACACAATCATAAACTTCCGCATGCCATCGTTGCTTGTGTGGGAGGTGGTTCCAATGCAATCGGAATGTTCCATGCTTTTCTAAAAGACAAAAATGTTGCTATTTATGGTGCGGAAGCTGGTGGGCTTGGTCCTAAACCTGGCGAACATTCTGCTACATTGACTTATGGTAAAACGGGTTTTTTACATGGAACAAAAACTCTCATCATCCAAGATGAAGCTGGCCAAATTGTTCCTGCTCATTCTGTTTCAGCAGGACTTGATTATCCAGGTGTGGGACCAGAACATGCATTTCTTTCGCAAACAAAACGTGTGGATTACCGCATGGTGACAGACGAACAAGCATTAGATTGCTTTTTGGAAGTGACACGAGTGGAAGGGATCATCCCTGCTTTAGAAACAGCACATGCCTTTCATGTGGCACGTGATGTGGCAAAAGATTTAGGGAAAAAGAAAGACCTCATCATTTGCCTGTCTGGTCGTGGAGATAAGGATGTTACAGAAGTGCTCCGTTTGTTAGGTGAGAGAAGTAAATGA
- a CDS encoding isoprenyl transferase, with protein sequence MKLNSIPSHIAVIMDGNGRWAENQGKKRTEGHREGANAIDRLLDVALEYKIPNISLYAFSTENWKRPITEIQAIFGLLVEFIETRLDTIHAKGIRIHHSGARNKLSKTVLSKIDHAMAVTKKNKKLTANFCLNYGGHEEILSNFSRVMAARKAKKEPLDKAISPKEFEKYLYTSPLPPVDLLIRTAGEQRISNFLLWQSAYAEMYFTSTLWPDFGRTSLEEALLFFDSRKRKFGGLL encoded by the coding sequence ATGAAGTTGAACTCAATCCCTTCCCACATTGCTGTCATCATGGACGGAAATGGCAGGTGGGCGGAAAACCAAGGGAAAAAAAGGACCGAGGGCCACAGAGAAGGGGCAAATGCGATTGATCGCCTTCTCGATGTGGCTTTGGAATACAAAATCCCGAACATCTCCCTTTATGCTTTCTCCACTGAAAACTGGAAACGTCCTATTACCGAAATCCAGGCCATTTTTGGTCTGTTAGTTGAGTTTATTGAAACTCGTCTTGATACCATCCATGCCAAAGGGATTCGGATCCACCACAGTGGTGCAAGGAACAAACTGTCTAAAACGGTTTTATCTAAAATTGACCATGCCATGGCCGTGACTAAAAAAAACAAAAAACTCACAGCTAACTTTTGTTTGAACTATGGTGGTCATGAAGAAATTTTAAGTAATTTTTCTCGTGTGATGGCTGCACGGAAGGCCAAAAAAGAACCTTTGGACAAAGCCATTTCCCCCAAAGAATTTGAAAAATATTTGTATACATCACCTTTACCACCCGTAGATTTATTGATCAGAACTGCGGGAGAACAAAGGATTTCTAACTTTCTTTTATGGCAAAGTGCATACGCAGAAATGTATTTTACGAGTACACTTTGGCCGGACTTTGGAAGGACCTCACTTGAGGAAGCTCTTCTGTTTTTTGATTCCCGAAAACGAAAATTTGGTGGTTTGTTATGA
- the dxr gene encoding 1-deoxy-D-xylulose-5-phosphate reductoisomerase: protein MVGVSVLGISGSVGSSTVKVLRQFRDQFSLRSFSVHSNWETAKALISEFSPEVVCITDPKLVGQFGDHFGSTKILYGDHSLTDLVKLSSVDVVVTAVVGARGVLPTIAAIEAGKKIAIANKETLVTFGPLINRLVAKHKTLMVPVDSEHNALFQLINRETRSNIRAITLTASGGSFRTLPIEELEHVSVKQALNHPTWSMGPKITVDSAGLINKGLEVIEAHFLFGFSYDEIEVVIHPQSLTHGIIETRDGACLQYTSHPDMVYPIAHSLFYPNPTPQMLIERKPSTWKTLEFFPPDTKRYPGLTLAYQAGKAGGVAACIFNAANEEAVALFLEEKISFTTIPRLIESALNQVKNEFPESLEGYLEKDKETRNLIQSEFLKGGVTT from the coding sequence ATGGTAGGTGTCTCGGTATTAGGAATTTCAGGTTCTGTTGGCTCTTCCACGGTGAAGGTGCTCAGGCAATTCCGAGACCAGTTTTCCTTACGTAGTTTTTCCGTTCACTCCAATTGGGAAACGGCGAAGGCCCTCATTTCAGAATTTTCACCCGAAGTGGTTTGTATCACCGATCCCAAGTTAGTGGGTCAGTTTGGGGATCATTTTGGTTCCACAAAGATTTTGTATGGAGACCATTCTCTTACTGACTTAGTCAAATTGTCTTCCGTGGATGTAGTTGTAACCGCTGTGGTTGGGGCAAGGGGAGTCCTTCCTACCATTGCGGCCATTGAAGCAGGCAAAAAAATTGCCATTGCCAATAAAGAAACACTTGTTACCTTTGGGCCTCTCATCAATCGTTTGGTGGCAAAACACAAAACACTCATGGTGCCAGTGGATTCCGAACACAATGCACTATTCCAACTCATAAACAGGGAAACCCGTTCCAATATCCGAGCGATTACCCTCACTGCCTCAGGCGGGAGTTTTCGCACTCTTCCCATCGAAGAGTTAGAACATGTGTCCGTAAAACAGGCGCTAAACCATCCAACTTGGTCGATGGGTCCGAAAATCACTGTGGATTCAGCAGGGCTTATCAATAAGGGTCTCGAAGTCATCGAAGCACATTTTCTCTTTGGGTTTTCGTATGACGAAATTGAGGTGGTGATCCACCCGCAGTCATTGACTCACGGGATCATTGAAACAAGAGACGGGGCTTGTTTGCAATACACAAGCCACCCCGATATGGTGTATCCCATCGCTCATTCCTTATTTTATCCAAATCCAACACCACAAATGCTCATTGAACGAAAACCTTCCACTTGGAAAACTTTGGAATTTTTCCCACCAGATACCAAACGTTATCCGGGACTCACACTCGCCTACCAAGCGGGGAAAGCAGGTGGAGTGGCAGCTTGTATCTTTAATGCAGCAAACGAAGAAGCTGTGGCACTATTTTTAGAAGAAAAAATTTCTTTTACGACAATTCCAAGGCTCATTGAGTCTGCCTTAAACCAAGTCAAAAATGAATTTCCAGAGTCCCTTGAAGGGTATTTGGAAAAAGACAAAGAAACACGTAATTTGATCCAATCTGAATTTTTAAAAGGGGGAGTGACTACATGA
- a CDS encoding site-2 protease family protein codes for MIVLILGAVFMLAVSIFIHELGHLLCGKLVGVEARIFSLGYGKGIWKKRIGKTIYQITAIPIGGYVLFRGDDYSKTKKPKQGDLLATPPLRRMVPVLGGPFANLVLGFFLLFILELSGDSPSSNRIFIEDANKVSSPAYNAGLRTGDKILSINGKPTESFEDIFTNVSLTSGDPIQVTYKRENETKTVEIVPNLYSAGGHPTIGVMPFGERRVVATFTYGEQISHFMANLLDKEDKSSVYFQEKIEERKEEIPEELLKQHEIAEREKSLRRRALSFLKDGDMILTVAGVDVHTVPELQTELGKHQGKTIPVEVERKTYPLLTPWAKEKVTIQIPVLGANVYEFWDIEHPKFPELGIPYFRLDSYDAEIENRLSNLKIQNQMFTSADAFTSYLKTNGGKKEIWIGNMKYIADVNLKPIGLLGFRASMKFEAEKLQKDSTVYSSLLGAGNKVYENVSTTLKGIGMLFSGLLSPKENLSGPIGIVQIAGISLEYGWVTYLDFVAKISLALMVMNLLPIPMADGGHIVLYAYEAITGRPLPRKAIEAIFRLGFFFLIGLGLYVSFNDVMRIF; via the coding sequence ATGATCGTATTAATACTCGGCGCTGTATTCATGTTAGCTGTATCGATTTTTATCCATGAATTGGGGCACCTCTTATGTGGGAAACTGGTAGGTGTGGAAGCACGTATTTTTTCGTTAGGTTATGGGAAGGGGATTTGGAAAAAACGGATTGGAAAAACCATCTACCAAATCACAGCCATTCCAATAGGTGGATATGTTTTATTTCGTGGTGATGATTATAGCAAAACCAAAAAACCAAAACAAGGGGATTTACTTGCGACTCCACCACTTCGTCGTATGGTGCCTGTCCTTGGAGGTCCATTCGCCAATTTAGTGTTAGGTTTTTTCTTGTTATTTATTTTAGAACTTTCGGGAGACAGCCCTTCTTCGAACCGTATCTTTATTGAAGATGCAAATAAAGTTTCAAGTCCTGCTTACAATGCAGGCCTTCGCACTGGAGACAAGATTCTATCCATTAATGGAAAACCCACAGAAAGTTTTGAAGATATTTTTACCAATGTGAGTTTAACATCGGGTGATCCCATCCAAGTGACTTACAAACGAGAAAACGAAACAAAGACAGTCGAAATCGTTCCTAACTTATATTCTGCTGGTGGGCACCCTACGATTGGGGTGATGCCGTTTGGAGAAAGAAGAGTGGTGGCTACCTTTACTTATGGGGAACAAATCAGCCACTTTATGGCCAATCTTTTAGATAAAGAAGATAAATCTTCTGTGTACTTCCAAGAAAAAATTGAAGAACGAAAAGAAGAGATTCCAGAAGAACTCCTCAAACAACATGAAATTGCAGAACGGGAAAAATCACTCCGACGACGAGCTCTCTCTTTTTTGAAAGATGGAGATATGATTTTAACTGTGGCGGGTGTGGATGTTCATACCGTGCCTGAATTACAAACAGAACTTGGAAAACACCAAGGAAAAACCATTCCTGTCGAAGTGGAACGTAAAACCTATCCACTTCTGACACCTTGGGCAAAAGAAAAAGTAACCATCCAAATCCCTGTCTTAGGTGCGAATGTGTATGAATTTTGGGATATCGAACATCCAAAATTCCCTGAATTAGGAATTCCTTATTTTCGATTGGATAGTTATGATGCGGAGATTGAAAACCGACTTTCCAATCTAAAAATCCAAAACCAAATGTTTACGTCTGCGGATGCATTCACTTCCTATTTAAAAACCAATGGTGGTAAAAAAGAAATTTGGATCGGCAATATGAAATACATTGCGGATGTGAATTTGAAACCGATTGGTCTTCTTGGTTTTCGTGCTTCCATGAAATTTGAGGCCGAAAAATTACAAAAAGATTCTACTGTTTATTCATCGCTTCTCGGTGCAGGGAACAAAGTATACGAAAATGTATCCACTACTTTAAAAGGAATTGGGATGTTATTTTCTGGACTGTTGTCTCCAAAAGAAAATTTGTCGGGTCCAATTGGGATTGTGCAGATTGCTGGGATCAGTTTGGAATATGGTTGGGTCACCTACCTTGACTTTGTTGCTAAAATTTCATTGGCGCTAATGGTGATGAACTTACTTCCCATTCCTATGGCTGACGGCGGACACATTGTACTCTATGCTTATGAAGCGATCACAGGAAGACCACTTCCGAGGAAAGCCATTGAAGCCATCTTTCGATTGGGATTTTTCTTTCTCATTGGACTTGGACTCTATGTTTCCTTCAATGATGTGATGCGTATTTTTTAA
- a CDS encoding CHASE2 domain-containing protein: MSDKESKSLSILDYLSVAVATLGSLGVIVSVVMTGWVYEYSFLIGGMLLLLTSSYFVYKIIEKVSKDKQKSGAIWLSYVIAIFMYTMVNTFQPLKELEENSISFRFQFLRGTNTKTESEGDTGRIEYIQYQPPAKARKDINIIGITTESLEKLQGTWPLPWSYYADIIETFKDSNNILMFDIFFVDYKPGQTEEMVSALQKNRNVLFDYPMEVSAESKEAVLNLEKRIDILRKYQITNVIDENDGGISWVKFPQPPIEPIGDLSAGLGFANVKKDESGLNRKMPLVVKVYNSGRDRETEYFPSIDLLIVCQYYGINVQKDVEVNMGHYVKLKNIPNKIIREFNVKARKFEERDVMHIPNENREVVIPIDWEGQMEINFVGGRYSFKQNEIFEVTNDWNPELLEANQINNKIFLVAMYYATGRGASKDSHLSPFGDMSGIEHHAHAVNTILNQDFLSTMPNWGIFLIYVGLGVMIGFLQPRVKTHIGFAIMLTQLLLYVIAALYIFQAFNLITVLPSVTIEQIVVFVAIIGFRILTEEENVKYIRQTFSKFVSKDVVDELLKHPDNLALGGSKREITIFFSDVRGFTTISEQLGPEDLVKLLNEYLSAMTDLIIEYKGTIDKYMGDAIMAFWGAPVPLEDHAYYACVAALAQLDHLKVLQQKWAERNVPVIDIGCGLNSGPAVVGNMGSSHRMEYTCMGDTINLGSRLEGSNKMYTTNIIISEYTYEKVKDRVVTRELDLVRVKGKTQPVRIYELLGITNPEDMEKMKRPLQKAAT; the protein is encoded by the coding sequence ATGTCCGACAAAGAATCAAAATCGCTTTCGATTTTGGATTACCTAAGTGTTGCCGTTGCCACACTTGGATCACTTGGTGTGATCGTTTCTGTTGTGATGACAGGATGGGTATACGAATATTCCTTCCTAATCGGTGGCATGCTTTTACTGCTCACTTCATCCTACTTTGTATATAAAATCATTGAAAAAGTTTCGAAGGACAAACAAAAGTCAGGTGCCATCTGGTTGTCCTATGTAATCGCTATTTTTATGTATACGATGGTAAACACATTCCAACCATTAAAAGAGTTGGAAGAAAATTCCATTTCATTTCGATTCCAATTTTTGCGTGGTACCAACACTAAAACAGAAAGTGAAGGGGACACGGGCAGGATCGAATACATACAGTACCAACCTCCAGCAAAAGCAAGAAAAGATATCAACATCATTGGTATCACAACTGAATCTCTCGAAAAACTACAAGGAACTTGGCCTCTACCTTGGAGTTATTATGCGGATATCATTGAAACATTTAAAGATTCGAACAACATTCTGATGTTCGATATTTTCTTCGTGGATTATAAACCTGGTCAAACGGAAGAGATGGTCTCTGCATTGCAAAAAAATCGCAATGTCCTCTTTGACTACCCTATGGAAGTCAGTGCGGAATCCAAAGAAGCGGTTCTCAATCTTGAGAAACGAATAGATATCTTAAGAAAATATCAAATTACTAATGTCATTGATGAAAACGATGGTGGTATCTCTTGGGTAAAATTCCCACAACCACCGATCGAACCCATTGGTGATTTATCTGCGGGGCTTGGTTTTGCGAACGTAAAAAAAGACGAATCTGGTCTAAACCGAAAGATGCCTCTTGTGGTTAAGGTTTATAATTCTGGACGTGACCGTGAAACTGAATATTTCCCTTCTATCGATTTACTCATTGTTTGCCAATACTATGGTATCAATGTTCAAAAAGATGTAGAAGTCAATATGGGACATTACGTAAAACTCAAAAACATCCCAAACAAAATCATTCGTGAATTCAATGTGAAGGCACGTAAGTTTGAAGAACGTGATGTAATGCATATCCCGAATGAAAATAGGGAAGTTGTGATTCCTATCGATTGGGAAGGACAAATGGAAATCAATTTTGTGGGTGGAAGGTATTCATTCAAACAAAATGAAATTTTCGAAGTCACAAATGATTGGAATCCTGAGTTACTCGAAGCAAACCAAATCAATAACAAAATTTTCCTAGTGGCAATGTACTACGCAACTGGTCGTGGGGCATCGAAAGACTCCCACTTATCTCCGTTTGGTGATATGTCAGGGATTGAACACCACGCTCACGCGGTCAATACTATCCTTAACCAAGACTTTTTATCCACTATGCCAAACTGGGGAATTTTTCTCATTTATGTGGGTCTTGGTGTGATGATTGGATTTTTACAACCAAGAGTGAAAACCCATATTGGTTTTGCGATTATGTTAACGCAATTATTGTTATATGTGATTGCTGCTTTGTATATTTTCCAAGCATTCAACCTCATCACTGTTTTACCTTCAGTGACAATCGAACAAATCGTAGTTTTCGTAGCCATAATTGGATTTAGGATTTTAACAGAAGAAGAAAACGTAAAATACATCAGACAAACCTTCTCTAAATTCGTATCCAAAGACGTTGTGGATGAACTACTCAAACACCCGGACAATTTAGCACTTGGTGGATCCAAACGAGAAATCACGATATTTTTCTCTGACGTTCGTGGGTTTACCACAATTTCAGAACAATTAGGTCCAGAAGATTTGGTGAAATTACTGAACGAATACCTATCTGCGATGACGGATCTTATCATTGAATACAAAGGAACCATCGATAAGTATATGGGTGATGCGATTATGGCATTCTGGGGAGCCCCGGTTCCACTCGAGGATCATGCATATTACGCATGTGTTGCTGCACTTGCACAGCTCGACCACTTAAAAGTACTCCAACAAAAATGGGCAGAACGAAATGTTCCAGTGATCGACATAGGTTGTGGTCTGAACTCTGGCCCTGCTGTCGTAGGAAACATGGGATCATCCCACAGGATGGAATACACATGTATGGGAGATACCATCAACTTGGGATCCCGATTGGAAGGCTCCAATAAAATGTACACCACAAATATCATCATCTCAGAATACACTTACGAAAAAGTGAAAGACCGAGTTGTGACAAGAGAACTTGATTTGGTGCGTGTAAAAGGAAAAACCCAACCTGTTCGGATTTACGAATTGCTTGGAATCACAAACCCAGAAGATATGGAGAAAATGAAGCGGCCACTCCAAAAGGCGGCAACATGA
- a CDS encoding phosphatidate cytidylyltransferase, which yields MSETTLRVLSAIVLTFVYVFMIFHSSWYYIEFYTFGVVMIYLGLKELYAFCKTEESKPFFGTGLLFSLLIFTVYYIQFLGLQFEVTPPGFVLELSKILREGFHPIPFLLVALSITVWILQILKRPLDGALFSVGGTMLGPIYIAIPIGHFLLLLALPFGTYYIFLVSVITFMSDAGAYFGGRWFGKHPAGLKISPKKTWEGYVTGNLTAVTGAQVLNVAWEHFSGVKLPVGIVETILLSFVISVISVMGDLAESAMKRDAKIKDSGSLIPGHGGVLDLADALLFTVPAIYYYFLFKGFLGFPV from the coding sequence ATGAGTGAAACGACACTCCGTGTTCTGTCTGCAATTGTTTTAACTTTTGTTTATGTGTTTATGATCTTCCATAGTTCATGGTACTACATTGAATTTTATACATTTGGTGTGGTGATGATTTACCTGGGACTTAAAGAGTTGTATGCGTTTTGCAAAACAGAAGAATCAAAACCATTTTTTGGAACGGGATTACTATTCTCCCTTTTGATTTTTACTGTCTATTACATCCAATTTCTGGGATTACAGTTTGAAGTGACACCTCCTGGTTTTGTTTTGGAACTATCCAAAATTCTAAGAGAAGGTTTCCACCCCATTCCTTTTTTACTCGTGGCTCTTTCCATCACGGTTTGGATTTTACAAATTCTAAAACGGCCGTTAGATGGAGCATTGTTTTCTGTCGGTGGAACCATGCTTGGTCCCATCTACATCGCCATCCCAATTGGTCATTTTTTACTTTTACTTGCCCTTCCGTTTGGAACTTATTACATCTTTCTTGTCTCTGTGATCACGTTTATGAGTGATGCGGGTGCGTATTTTGGTGGTCGTTGGTTTGGAAAACACCCAGCGGGCTTAAAAATCTCTCCGAAAAAAACTTGGGAAGGTTATGTGACAGGGAACCTAACGGCTGTCACTGGAGCACAAGTCCTCAATGTGGCTTGGGAGCATTTTAGTGGTGTCAAATTGCCAGTTGGGATTGTCGAAACCATTCTATTGTCCTTTGTGATCTCTGTGATTTCTGTAATGGGTGATTTGGCTGAGTCAGCTATGAAACGTGATGCCAAAATCAAAGATTCCGGAAGTCTCATCCCTGGACACGGTGGGGTATTGGACTTAGCAGATGCCCTTCTTTTCACGGTGCCTGCGATTTATTATTATTTTCTCTTCAAAGGTTTCCTCGGATTCCCTGTCTGA
- the trpA gene encoding tryptophan synthase subunit alpha — protein sequence MSKIKDLFESGKIKSAFIPYFTLGDPNYNDSIEFGKTILDNGADILELGIPFSDPVADGPVIQRAVARSLKNKFSFDEIFRVTKEIHEHKKDTPLVYLTYFNPIFHCGILKFLDQAKEAGVVGLVIPDLPFDTKESETLFQELRKRDMDLIHLVTPASTKKRIEALKKTSTGFIYYVTSFGVTGERREFSVDLQERIRFLKDTIQLPICAGFGISTPDQAGQISGYADGIIIGSAIQRIIEENGHDFPKAKQSLAEYIAKIRVAIP from the coding sequence ATGAGTAAAATTAAAGATCTATTTGAAAGTGGGAAAATTAAATCCGCATTTATCCCTTATTTTACTTTGGGTGATCCAAATTATAATGATTCGATTGAGTTTGGAAAAACCATTTTAGACAATGGAGCTGATATCTTAGAACTTGGGATTCCTTTTTCAGATCCTGTTGCCGATGGTCCGGTGATCCAAAGGGCCGTGGCACGATCTTTAAAAAACAAATTTTCCTTTGATGAGATTTTCCGAGTCACAAAAGAAATCCACGAACATAAAAAAGATACCCCTCTTGTGTATCTTACTTACTTCAATCCTATCTTTCATTGTGGGATCTTGAAATTTTTAGACCAAGCAAAAGAAGCAGGTGTAGTAGGACTTGTCATACCCGACCTTCCTTTTGATACAAAAGAAAGTGAAACTCTTTTCCAAGAATTAAGAAAGAGGGATATGGATCTCATCCACTTGGTCACACCAGCTTCGACAAAAAAACGAATTGAAGCACTGAAAAAAACCTCCACCGGTTTTATTTACTATGTTACGTCCTTTGGAGTGACTGGGGAACGCCGAGAATTCTCTGTGGACCTTCAAGAAAGAATCCGTTTTCTGAAAGATACCATCCAACTTCCCATTTGTGCTGGGTTTGGGATCTCCACTCCAGACCAAGCAGGCCAAATTTCTGGGTATGCAGATGGAATCATCATTGGTTCTGCCATCCAAAGGATTATCGAAGAGAATGGGCACGATTTTCCGAAAGCCAAACAAAGTTTGGCAGAGTACATCGCAAAGATTCGGGTTGCCATTCCCTAA
- a CDS encoding proline--tRNA ligase, producing the protein MKASSYLIPTAKEDPQDAVVASHKLMMRAGLIRKSAAGLYSYLPLGLRVLRKIESIVRKEMDGAGALEFQLPILTPSEIWKESGRWDKMGKEMFRLKDRHDNESCLGPTHEESFCVLVKPMVRSYKDLPINVYQIHTKFRDEIRPRFGVIRSREFTMKDAYSFHLDDESLDKTYQTMRKTYRRIFAGMGLSTIPVQADSGNMGGSASEEFMVVSPIGEETLTICPSCHYSGNIEKTPVIAKKNAAKQAFNGNGKLSTPAKKSIAEVAEFLNTNEENLLKAVALVADGQFVLVFLEGDRELNENKLKNHLGCNELRPMGPAEMEKLGLVPGFIGPGFPKSESLKIFVDALIDWNFAYIAGANEIDHHVAGVQLSFFFKEEEVTKIDVSQAKVGDPCPSCGTDLTAEKGIEVGHIFKLGQKYSKAFDITVLNDKGKATTTTMGCYGIGVNRCMATVIEQCNDEKGIFWPVSIAPFTVCLVSIAKNPDDIAKIESIYKALVAAGIEVLWDDRDLGPGFKFKDSELIGFPIRITLGKGFLEKNEITILDRKSMVEETIPFTTNEDLISNLQKKITNLEEAIQKDVTLAGT; encoded by the coding sequence ATGAAAGCTAGTTCCTATTTAATTCCTACTGCCAAAGAAGACCCACAAGATGCAGTGGTCGCGTCTCATAAATTGATGATGCGCGCAGGCCTTATCCGTAAGTCTGCAGCAGGTCTGTATTCCTATTTACCACTTGGGTTACGTGTACTTCGTAAGATTGAAAGCATTGTTAGAAAAGAAATGGACGGGGCAGGTGCTTTGGAATTCCAACTTCCCATCTTAACTCCAAGTGAAATTTGGAAAGAATCAGGTCGTTGGGACAAAATGGGGAAAGAGATGTTTCGTTTGAAAGACCGCCATGACAACGAAAGTTGCCTTGGTCCCACACATGAAGAATCGTTTTGTGTGCTCGTAAAACCTATGGTTCGTTCTTACAAAGACCTTCCGATCAATGTGTATCAAATTCATACCAAGTTCCGAGATGAAATCCGTCCAAGGTTTGGTGTGATTCGTTCGCGTGAGTTTACCATGAAGGATGCATATTCCTTTCATTTAGATGATGAATCCTTAGACAAAACCTACCAAACAATGCGTAAAACATATCGTAGGATTTTTGCTGGGATGGGGCTCTCGACAATTCCTGTCCAAGCGGACTCAGGGAATATGGGTGGTTCCGCATCGGAAGAGTTTATGGTGGTGTCGCCGATTGGAGAAGAAACTCTCACAATTTGTCCTTCTTGCCATTATTCTGGAAATATTGAAAAAACCCCTGTCATCGCTAAAAAAAATGCAGCCAAACAAGCATTTAATGGTAACGGAAAACTTTCTACTCCAGCGAAAAAGTCCATCGCAGAAGTTGCAGAGTTTTTAAACACAAATGAAGAGAATCTTCTAAAAGCTGTGGCACTCGTTGCCGATGGGCAATTTGTCCTCGTCTTTTTAGAAGGGGACCGCGAGCTAAACGAAAACAAATTAAAAAACCATTTGGGTTGTAATGAACTAAGGCCGATGGGTCCAGCCGAAATGGAAAAACTCGGACTTGTTCCAGGTTTTATCGGACCAGGTTTTCCAAAATCAGAATCACTTAAAATCTTCGTAGATGCTCTCATTGATTGGAATTTTGCCTACATTGCTGGTGCAAATGAAATTGACCACCACGTAGCGGGTGTTCAACTCTCTTTCTTTTTCAAAGAGGAGGAAGTAACAAAGATCGATGTCTCCCAAGCAAAAGTAGGTGACCCTTGTCCTTCATGCGGAACTGATTTAACGGCAGAGAAGGGGATCGAAGTTGGTCACATCTTCAAATTAGGCCAAAAGTATTCCAAAGCGTTTGACATCACTGTTCTCAATGACAAAGGAAAAGCAACAACCACAACTATGGGTTGTTATGGAATTGGTGTGAACCGCTGTATGGCAACTGTCATCGAACAATGTAATGACGAAAAAGGAATTTTTTGGCCAGTCTCCATAGCACCGTTTACTGTTTGTTTGGTGAGTATTGCCAAAAATCCAGATGATATCGCAAAAATTGAATCCATCTACAAGGCACTTGTCGCCGCTGGAATTGAAGTCTTGTGGGATGACCGTGACCTTGGTCCCGGATTCAAATTTAAAGATTCTGAACTAATTGGATTCCCTATCCGAATCACATTAGGAAAAGGGTTTTTGGAGAAAAATGAGATCACGATTCTTGATCGTAAGTCTATGGTGGAAGAGACCATTCCTTTTACGACAAACGAAGATTTAATTTCGAACCTACAGAAAAAAATCACAAACCTTGAAGAAGCCATCCAAAAGGATGTAACTCTCGCAGGAACATGA